The sequence TGACGAACTTCTGGCTGGCGCTGGTGCTGCTCGGCGTCGGCTGGAACTTCATGTATCTGGGCGCCACGACGCTGCTCACCGAAGCGCACACGCCCGCCGAGCGCGGCAAGGTGCAAGGGGTGAACGACATGGCGATCTCGTTCACCATGGTGCTCTCGTCGCTGTCGGTGGGTGCGCTCTTCACCTATCAGGGCTGGCAGACCATGAACCTGCTCGCGGTGCCTTTCGTCGCGCTCGCGGCGTGCGCGCTGCTGTGGCTCGCGGTCGTCAGGCGCGCGAGGCCGGCCGCGCTGTAGCCGCTCGCGTGGATCGTCTCATCGGGGCGGTGCTGCGGCTGCACGCTTCCGGCCGGCCGGGGCTCGCGCGTGCGATCGCCCGCGCCGCGCTTTTCCTGCGGCCGCGGCATCCCGGTTTGCTCCGGGTCGCGGCGCGTCTCGCCACAGAGCGCGGCGATCTCGAAGCGGCAGAGATTTACGGCCGCAAGATCGTCGCGCGGGCGCCGGAAGACGCATCGATCCATCGGGCGCTCGGCGACGTCGCGGTACTGCGCGGACAGCCCGAGCGCGCGCTCCCGCATTACGACGCGCATGCGAAGCTCACGCTCGGACCCGATGCGGTCACGCGCATCTATCGTCACCGCTGGCTCGACGCAGCGGGGCCCGATCGCCCCGCGCCGTATTACCGGCGGCTCGAGCACGTCTTCGTCGATACCGCCTACTGGTCGATCATGACCGATGCCGGCGAGGTCTACGCGGCGGACACGCACGGCCGCACGCTCGCGAACGGCCCGTTCGTGCGCGGGCGTGCGTGGGACCAGGGCCGTTCGGTCATCGCTTCTTTCGAAGCGCCGCGGATCACCGTTGCGCAGGAATGCATCTTCGTCGGCGGCGACGACAACTACAGCCACTGGGTGATGCGCAACCTCCTGAAGCTGGTCGCGCTCGAGCGCGACGGACTGTTGCACTCGCTGCCGTGGCTGCTCAACACCGATCTCACGCAATACCAGCGCGACTATCTCGAC comes from Burkholderiales bacterium and encodes:
- a CDS encoding glycosyltransferase 61 family protein, coding for MDRLIGAVLRLHASGRPGLARAIARAALFLRPRHPGLLRVAARLATERGDLEAAEIYGRKIVARAPEDASIHRALGDVAVLRGQPERALPHYDAHAKLTLGPDAVTRIYRHRWLDAAGPDRPAPYYRRLEHVFVDTAYWSIMTDAGEVYAADTHGRTLANGPFVRGRAWDQGRSVIASFEAPRITVAQECIFVGGDDNYSHWVMRNLLKLVALERDGLLHSLPWLLNTDLTQYQRDYLDLLGVPPERRLLVDRGQVVRCENVIVPAMLRNPLAIRQGVEWLRARLAAHLATPEEAADRLFVSRADAVRRRLVNEEEIYAALERYGFRKVVPGRMTALEQIAAFSRAKIVVGAHGAGLTNMVFAPPHASFVELCSVGVAHMEDFRRTARATGQPIYTLVSDRTSGSDAQADYEVDVQAVVAQVERI